The following proteins come from a genomic window of Burkholderia stabilis:
- the rapZ gene encoding RNase adapter RapZ, producing MRIVLITGISGSGKSVALNALEDAGYYCVDNLPPHVLPELARYLAGAGQHRLAVAIDARSSASLDEMPGLIRDLSRQNDVRVLFLNASTQALIQRFSETRRRHPLSGSLSHDANVGLLSSLEEAIERERDLVAPLAEFGHQIDTSTLRANVLRTWVKRFIEQKDNDLMLMFESFGFKRGVPLDADLMFDVRALPNPYYDHELRPLTGLDQPVIAFLDALPIVHQMIDDIHAFLMKWLPHFREDNRSYLTVAIGCTGGQHRSVFIAETLAARLAHEANVIVRHRDAPVDVDASSRLVSEVDRP from the coding sequence ATGCGCATCGTCCTTATCACCGGCATCTCCGGCTCAGGCAAGTCCGTCGCGCTGAACGCGCTCGAAGACGCAGGCTATTACTGCGTCGACAACTTGCCGCCGCACGTGCTCCCCGAACTCGCCCGCTACCTCGCCGGGGCCGGCCAGCACCGGCTCGCGGTCGCGATCGACGCGCGCTCGAGCGCCTCGCTCGACGAAATGCCCGGCCTGATCCGCGATCTGTCGCGCCAGAACGACGTGCGCGTGCTGTTCCTCAACGCGAGCACCCAGGCGCTGATCCAGCGCTTCTCCGAAACGCGCCGCCGCCATCCGCTGTCCGGCTCGCTGTCGCACGACGCGAACGTCGGCCTGCTGTCGTCGCTCGAGGAAGCCATCGAGCGCGAACGCGACCTCGTCGCGCCGCTCGCCGAATTCGGCCACCAGATCGATACGAGCACGCTGCGCGCGAACGTGCTGCGCACGTGGGTCAAGCGCTTCATCGAGCAGAAGGACAACGACCTGATGCTGATGTTCGAGTCGTTCGGCTTCAAGCGCGGCGTGCCGCTCGACGCCGACCTGATGTTCGACGTGCGCGCGCTGCCGAACCCGTACTACGACCACGAGTTGCGCCCGCTCACCGGGCTCGACCAGCCGGTCATCGCCTTTCTCGACGCACTGCCGATCGTCCATCAGATGATCGACGACATCCATGCGTTCCTGATGAAATGGCTGCCGCACTTCCGCGAAGACAACCGCAGCTACCTGACCGTCGCCATCGGCTGTACGGGCGGCCAGCATCGCTCGGTGTTCATCGCGGAAACGCTCGCCGCGCGCCTCGCGCACGAGGCGAACGTGATCGTGCGGCATCGTGACGCGCCAGTGGATGTCGACGCGTCGTCGCGGCTCGTCTCCGAGGTCGACCGACCCTAG
- a CDS encoding LON peptidase substrate-binding domain-containing protein gives MSSLSTSLIDLPLFPLHTVLFPGGLLPLKVFEARYLDMARACLRDDAPFGVCLLKSGPEVAQDGAVSVPETIGCMARITECDTGEFGMLYLQAIGTQRFELLSYRVEGNGLLVGIAEPLPDDIPLEGEQTLAQFGSCAEVLERIIAALKKSEPGKLPFCEPFRLDDPSWVSNRLAELLPLDLRARQKLMEFPDVGARIDAVHHVLDRHGWL, from the coding sequence ATGTCCTCCCTATCGACCAGCCTGATCGACCTGCCGCTGTTTCCGCTGCACACGGTGCTGTTTCCGGGGGGCCTGCTCCCGCTCAAGGTGTTCGAGGCGCGCTATCTCGACATGGCTCGCGCGTGCCTGCGCGACGATGCGCCGTTCGGCGTGTGCCTGCTGAAGAGCGGGCCCGAAGTCGCGCAGGACGGCGCCGTGTCCGTGCCCGAAACCATCGGCTGCATGGCACGCATCACCGAGTGCGACACCGGCGAATTCGGGATGCTGTACCTGCAGGCGATCGGCACGCAACGCTTCGAGCTGCTGTCGTATCGCGTCGAAGGCAACGGGCTGCTGGTCGGCATCGCGGAGCCGCTGCCCGACGACATCCCGCTCGAAGGCGAGCAGACGCTCGCGCAGTTCGGTTCATGCGCCGAGGTGCTCGAGCGCATCATCGCCGCGCTGAAGAAATCGGAACCGGGCAAGTTGCCATTCTGCGAACCGTTCCGCCTCGACGATCCGAGCTGGGTGTCGAACCGCCTGGCCGAGTTGTTGCCGCTCGACCTGCGCGCGCGGCAAAAGCTGATGGAGTTTCCGGACGTCGGCGCGCGCATCGACGCCGTGCACCACGTGCTCGACCGGCACGGCTGGTTGTAG
- the lolB gene encoding lipoprotein insertase outer membrane protein LolB: MQMFPKLSLSSRAQRTLAAAGAALALAGCASTPPSASAPTGTALQTASTHAYHGRFAVQYDDRLGKQQNVYGNFDWQEHGDDVSLELRSPLGQTLAVVKSTPSAASLELPNRPTQYAADVGDLMQKTLGFELPLAGLRYWLQPTPAPATPAETVRDPADGTRVKQIRQDGWTIDYLAYADAPATGVKRVNLVRATPPLDIKLVLDQ; this comes from the coding sequence ATGCAGATGTTCCCGAAGCTTTCCCTGTCCTCCCGCGCGCAGCGCACGCTGGCCGCAGCCGGCGCGGCGCTCGCGCTCGCCGGCTGCGCGAGCACGCCGCCATCGGCAAGCGCGCCGACCGGCACGGCCCTGCAGACCGCCTCGACACACGCTTACCACGGCCGCTTCGCGGTGCAGTACGACGACCGTCTCGGCAAGCAGCAGAACGTGTACGGCAACTTCGACTGGCAGGAGCATGGCGACGACGTGTCGCTCGAGCTGCGCAGCCCGCTCGGCCAGACGCTCGCCGTCGTGAAATCGACGCCGAGTGCGGCATCGCTCGAGTTGCCGAACCGTCCGACGCAATATGCGGCGGACGTCGGCGATCTGATGCAGAAAACGCTCGGCTTCGAGCTGCCGCTCGCGGGCCTGCGCTACTGGCTGCAGCCGACACCCGCGCCCGCGACGCCCGCGGAAACGGTACGCGATCCGGCTGACGGCACGCGCGTGAAGCAGATCCGCCAGGACGGCTGGACGATCGATTACCTTGCCTACGCGGATGCCCCGGCCACGGGCGTCAAGCGCGTCAACCTCGTGCGCGCGACGCCGCCGCTCGACATCAAGCTCGTGCTCGATCAGTGA
- a CDS encoding PTS sugar transporter subunit IIA — protein sequence MPNALISPNMENQSAAARRPQAAQSPANMNRLAKILPIENVVIDLSVTSKKRVFEQAGLMFENQNGIARSTVTDNLFARERLGSTGLGEGVAIPHGRIKGLKHPLAAFVRLADAIPFEAPDGQPVGLLIFLLVPEQATQQHLEILSEIAQLLSDRDARERLHNETDVAELHRLLTQWQP from the coding sequence ATGCCGAACGCCTTGATATCGCCGAACATGGAAAATCAGTCTGCCGCCGCAAGGAGACCCCAGGCCGCCCAATCGCCTGCCAACATGAATCGCCTAGCCAAAATCCTGCCCATAGAGAACGTCGTCATCGACCTCTCAGTCACCAGCAAGAAACGCGTCTTCGAACAAGCCGGGCTGATGTTCGAGAATCAGAACGGCATCGCCCGCAGCACCGTCACGGACAACCTGTTCGCGCGCGAGCGCCTCGGCTCGACCGGGCTCGGCGAAGGCGTCGCGATTCCGCACGGGCGCATCAAGGGTCTCAAGCACCCGCTCGCCGCGTTCGTCCGGCTCGCCGATGCCATCCCGTTCGAAGCGCCCGACGGCCAGCCGGTTGGCCTCCTGATTTTCCTGCTCGTCCCCGAGCAAGCCACCCAGCAACACCTCGAGATCCTGTCGGAAATCGCGCAACTGCTGTCCGATCGCGACGCGCGCGAGCGTCTGCACAATGAAACGGATGTCGCGGAGTTGCATCGTCTGCTCACTCAGTGGCAACCTTGA
- the hpf gene encoding ribosome hibernation-promoting factor, HPF/YfiA family, whose protein sequence is MNLKISGHHLEVTPAIREYVITKLDRVLRHSDQVIDGTVILSVDNHKEKDKQQRAEINLHLKGKDIFVESANGNLYAAIDLLIDKLDRQVVKHMERLQTHAHDPIKLQPSIDQIELPPQ, encoded by the coding sequence ATGAACCTGAAGATCAGTGGACATCATCTCGAAGTCACGCCTGCAATTCGCGAATACGTGATCACCAAGCTGGACAGGGTGCTACGGCATAGCGATCAGGTGATCGATGGCACTGTGATCCTCTCGGTCGACAATCACAAGGAAAAGGACAAGCAGCAGCGCGCGGAAATCAACCTGCACCTGAAGGGCAAGGACATCTTCGTCGAAAGCGCAAACGGCAATCTGTACGCAGCGATCGATCTGCTGATCGACAAGCTGGATCGCCAGGTCGTCAAGCACATGGAGCGCCTGCAAACGCACGCGCACGACCCGATCAAGCTTCAACCGTCGATCGACCAGATCGAACTGCCGCCGCAATAA
- a CDS encoding ribose-phosphate pyrophosphokinase, with translation MSSHDGLMVFTGNANPALAQEVVNILGIPLGKAMVSRFSDGEIQVEIQENVRGKDVFVLQSTCAPTNDNLMELMIMVDALKRASAGRITAAIPYFGYARQDRRPRSARVAISAKVVANMLEIAGVERIITMDLHADQIQGFFDIPVDNIYATPILLGDLRKQNYSDLLVVSPDVGGVVRARALAKQLNCDLAIIDKRRPKANIAEVMNIIGEVEGRTCVIMDDMVDTAGTLCKAAQVLKDRGAKQVFAYATHPVLSGGAADRIAASALDELVVTDTIPLSAESLACSKIRSLTSASLLAETFSRIRRGDSVMSLFAES, from the coding sequence ATGAGCAGCCATGACGGCCTGATGGTTTTTACTGGCAACGCGAATCCCGCGCTCGCCCAGGAAGTCGTCAACATTCTTGGAATCCCCCTCGGCAAAGCAATGGTCAGCCGTTTCTCCGACGGCGAGATCCAGGTCGAGATCCAGGAAAACGTGCGCGGCAAGGACGTCTTCGTCCTGCAATCCACGTGCGCGCCGACGAACGACAACCTGATGGAACTGATGATCATGGTCGATGCGCTCAAGCGCGCATCCGCCGGCCGGATCACCGCTGCCATCCCCTACTTCGGCTACGCCCGTCAGGATCGCCGCCCGCGCTCGGCGCGCGTCGCGATCTCGGCGAAGGTCGTCGCGAACATGCTGGAAATCGCCGGCGTCGAGCGGATCATCACGATGGATCTGCACGCCGACCAGATTCAAGGCTTCTTCGACATCCCGGTCGACAACATCTACGCAACGCCGATCCTGCTGGGTGACCTGCGCAAGCAGAACTACTCGGATCTGCTCGTCGTGTCGCCGGACGTCGGCGGCGTGGTGCGTGCCCGGGCACTCGCGAAGCAGCTCAACTGCGATCTCGCGATCATCGACAAGCGTCGTCCGAAGGCGAACATCGCCGAAGTGATGAACATCATCGGTGAAGTCGAAGGCCGCACCTGCGTGATCATGGACGACATGGTCGATACGGCCGGCACGCTCTGCAAGGCCGCGCAAGTGCTGAAGGATCGCGGTGCGAAGCAGGTGTTCGCCTACGCGACGCACCCGGTGCTGTCGGGCGGCGCCGCTGACCGCATCGCCGCATCGGCACTCGACGAGCTGGTCGTCACTGATACGATCCCGCTGTCGGCCGAATCGCTGGCATGCTCGAAGATCCGCTCGCTGACGAGCGCGAGCCTGCTGGCAGAAACGTTCTCGCGGATCCGCCGCGGCGATTCGGTGATGTCGCTGTTCGCGGAATCCTGA
- the mutY gene encoding A/G-specific adenine glycosylase: protein MKPPRTAPAPFPVTPLHRTFATRLIAWQREHGRHDLPWQNTRDPYRIWLSEIMLQQTQVSTVIPYYARFLERFPDVAALAAAPNDDVMALWAGLGYYSRARNLHRCAQVVVAEHGGAFPSTPDALAELPGIGRSTAAAIASFAYGARATILDGNVKRVLARVFGVEGFPGEKRVENDMWALAESLLPDAANAADVSAYTQGLMDLGATLCVRGKPDCARCPFAGDCVAQSTGRQRELPAARPKKAVPTRKTWMLVLRDGDAVLLERRPPAGIWGGLWSLPQADGDAALAELARGFGGGGPVPLAPLTHTFTHFRLEIEPRLSDMADGSGQPSAAQDADTAWVPLSRLDAYGVPAPVRKLLDALSGPLL from the coding sequence TTGAAGCCGCCCCGCACCGCTCCCGCTCCATTCCCCGTCACACCGCTGCACCGCACGTTCGCCACGCGCCTGATCGCGTGGCAGCGCGAGCACGGTCGCCACGACCTGCCGTGGCAGAACACCCGCGATCCTTACCGGATCTGGCTGTCGGAAATCATGCTGCAACAGACGCAGGTATCGACCGTCATCCCGTATTACGCGCGCTTTCTCGAACGCTTCCCTGACGTCGCCGCGCTCGCGGCTGCGCCGAATGACGACGTCATGGCGCTGTGGGCAGGGCTCGGCTACTACTCCCGTGCACGCAACCTGCACCGCTGCGCGCAGGTCGTCGTCGCCGAGCATGGCGGCGCGTTTCCGTCGACGCCCGACGCGCTGGCCGAACTGCCGGGTATCGGCCGCTCGACGGCCGCGGCGATCGCATCGTTCGCGTACGGTGCGCGCGCGACGATCCTCGACGGCAACGTGAAGCGCGTGCTCGCACGGGTGTTCGGCGTCGAAGGTTTTCCGGGCGAGAAGCGCGTCGAGAACGACATGTGGGCGCTTGCCGAATCGCTGTTGCCCGATGCCGCGAACGCGGCCGATGTGAGCGCTTATACGCAGGGCCTGATGGATCTCGGCGCGACGCTGTGCGTGCGCGGCAAGCCCGATTGCGCGCGCTGCCCGTTCGCGGGCGATTGCGTTGCGCAATCGACGGGCCGTCAGCGCGAACTGCCGGCCGCGCGGCCGAAGAAGGCCGTGCCGACGCGCAAGACCTGGATGCTCGTGCTGCGTGACGGCGACGCCGTGCTGCTCGAGCGCCGGCCGCCGGCCGGTATCTGGGGCGGCCTGTGGAGCCTGCCGCAAGCCGACGGCGACGCCGCGCTCGCGGAACTCGCGCGCGGCTTCGGCGGCGGCGGCCCGGTGCCGCTCGCGCCGCTCACGCACACATTCACGCACTTCCGGCTCGAGATCGAGCCGCGGCTGAGCGACATGGCGGACGGCAGCGGCCAGCCTTCGGCTGCGCAGGATGCGGACACGGCATGGGTGCCGCTGAGCCGGCTCGATGCGTATGGCGTGCCGGCACCCGTGCGCAAGCTGCTCGATGCGCTGAGCGGGCCGCTGCTGTAA
- a CDS encoding tetratricopeptide repeat protein — MTLPSKLLQKRPAAVRGARVFPVRRALGAALFAAWTLTAFPAHAQDPASDDAESQGAFEHVMPDEQKNLPGVPLTSQIVYQVLAAEVALQRNQPAPAYQTYLALARDTRDPRMAQRATEIALGAQSPADALSAANLWRQYAPDSNRASQVDAALLVLAGKPADAQPMLARELVRATGETRGPAILALQALLVRGPDRVGGLAVLKDMLKNDMNRPEAQLAIARQQLAVDDKDGAAQSLKQALQLRPDYLPAALMLSQMGPAERAAGIASFEKYVQQNPKSRDARLALSQLYLADDRLDDAQKQFETMRKLDSKDPTPLMALALIKIQQKKLDEATAYLKQYVQLGDKQPNLDVGQGYIYLAQIAIDQDNDAQASQWLDKVDQASQHYLPAQITRAQLLQKQGKTDEARKVLDDLPISDPRDAAVVARTDASILFTAKRYPEAEARLGQAVQDFPDDPDLRYDYAMAAEKTGHYTTMEKQLRELIRTQPDNPQAYNALGYSLADRNQRLPEASKLIDKAMSLAPNDAYIMDSLGWVKYRMGDTAGAAKVLRRAYDLQPNAEIGAHLGEVLWKSGAQDDARSALRAAQKLEPDNETLVQTLKRLQINGL, encoded by the coding sequence ATGACTCTGCCCTCGAAGCTGCTTCAGAAGCGCCCCGCCGCCGTGCGCGGCGCGCGCGTCTTCCCGGTCCGCCGTGCACTTGGCGCCGCGCTGTTTGCCGCCTGGACCCTCACCGCCTTCCCGGCTCACGCGCAGGATCCGGCATCGGACGACGCGGAGTCGCAGGGCGCGTTCGAGCATGTGATGCCGGACGAGCAGAAGAATCTCCCGGGCGTCCCGCTGACGAGCCAGATCGTCTACCAGGTGCTCGCTGCCGAAGTTGCGCTCCAGCGCAACCAGCCCGCGCCGGCCTACCAGACCTACCTCGCGCTCGCCCGCGACACGCGCGATCCGCGCATGGCGCAGCGCGCGACCGAGATCGCGCTCGGCGCGCAGAGCCCGGCCGACGCGCTGTCCGCCGCGAACCTGTGGCGCCAGTACGCGCCGGACTCGAACCGGGCCTCGCAAGTCGACGCCGCGCTGCTGGTGCTCGCCGGCAAGCCGGCCGACGCGCAGCCGATGCTCGCGCGCGAGCTGGTCCGGGCGACCGGCGAGACGCGCGGCCCCGCGATCCTCGCGCTGCAGGCGCTGCTCGTGCGCGGCCCTGACCGCGTCGGCGGCCTCGCGGTGCTGAAGGACATGCTGAAGAACGACATGAACCGGCCCGAGGCGCAGCTCGCGATCGCGCGGCAGCAGCTCGCGGTCGACGACAAGGACGGCGCCGCGCAGTCGCTGAAGCAGGCGCTGCAGCTGCGCCCCGACTACCTGCCGGCGGCCCTGATGCTGTCGCAGATGGGGCCGGCGGAACGCGCGGCCGGCATCGCGTCGTTCGAGAAATATGTTCAGCAGAATCCGAAGTCGCGCGACGCGCGGCTCGCGCTGTCGCAGCTTTATCTCGCCGACGATCGCCTCGACGATGCGCAAAAGCAGTTCGAGACGATGCGCAAGCTCGACTCGAAGGATCCGACGCCGCTGATGGCGCTCGCGTTGATCAAGATCCAGCAGAAGAAGCTCGACGAAGCGACCGCCTACCTGAAGCAGTACGTGCAGCTCGGCGACAAGCAGCCGAACCTCGACGTCGGCCAAGGCTACATCTACCTCGCGCAGATCGCGATCGACCAGGACAACGACGCACAGGCGTCGCAATGGCTCGACAAGGTCGACCAGGCGAGCCAGCACTACCTCCCCGCGCAGATCACGCGCGCGCAGCTGCTGCAGAAACAGGGCAAGACCGACGAGGCACGCAAGGTGCTCGACGACCTGCCCATCTCGGATCCGCGCGACGCGGCCGTGGTCGCTCGCACCGACGCGTCGATCCTGTTCACCGCGAAACGCTATCCGGAAGCCGAGGCCCGGCTCGGACAGGCGGTCCAGGACTTCCCCGACGATCCCGACCTGCGCTACGACTACGCGATGGCGGCCGAAAAGACCGGCCACTACACGACGATGGAAAAGCAGTTGCGCGAGCTGATCCGCACGCAGCCCGACAACCCGCAGGCGTACAACGCGCTCGGCTATTCGCTCGCCGACCGCAACCAGCGCCTGCCCGAAGCCAGCAAGCTGATCGACAAGGCGATGTCGCTCGCGCCGAACGACGCCTACATCATGGACAGCCTCGGCTGGGTGAAGTACCGGATGGGCGACACGGCCGGCGCGGCGAAGGTGCTGCGGCGCGCGTACGACCTGCAGCCGAACGCCGAGATCGGCGCGCATCTGGGCGAAGTGCTGTGGAAGAGCGGCGCGCAGGACGACGCGCGTTCCGCGCTGCGTGCCGCGCAGAAGCTCGAACCCGACAACGAAACGCTCGTGCAGACGCTCAAACGCCTGCAGATCAACGGCCTTTGA
- the mutM gene encoding bifunctional DNA-formamidopyrimidine glycosylase/DNA-(apurinic or apyrimidinic site) lyase produces the protein MPELPEVEVTRRGIEPFVAGRRVERVDVRTAMLRWPVPAGLAEQLRAREVLAVERRGKYLLFEVDAGWFIVHLGMTGTLRVLPAAGVPVAAKHDHIDWIFDEFVLRFRDPRRFGAVLWHPREAGDVHAHPLLASLGVEPFSPAFTGALLHARTRGRTVSVKQALLAGDMVVGVGNIYASESLFRAGIRPTTAAGKVSLPRYERLAEAVRATLADAIERGGSTLRDFVGSNGESGYFQLDCFVYDRAGEPCRVCGTPIRQIVQGQRSTYFCPTCQR, from the coding sequence ATGCCAGAGTTGCCAGAAGTCGAAGTCACGCGGCGGGGTATCGAGCCCTTTGTCGCAGGCCGCCGCGTCGAGCGTGTCGACGTCCGTACCGCGATGCTGCGTTGGCCCGTGCCGGCGGGGCTCGCCGAGCAGTTGCGCGCGCGCGAAGTGCTCGCCGTCGAGCGTCGCGGCAAGTACCTGCTGTTCGAGGTCGACGCGGGCTGGTTCATCGTGCATCTCGGCATGACGGGCACGCTGCGCGTGCTGCCCGCGGCCGGCGTGCCCGTCGCCGCGAAGCACGACCACATCGACTGGATCTTCGACGAGTTCGTGCTGCGGTTCCGCGATCCGCGCCGCTTCGGCGCGGTTCTGTGGCACCCGCGCGAAGCGGGCGACGTGCATGCGCACCCGCTCCTCGCGAGCCTCGGCGTCGAGCCGTTCTCGCCCGCGTTCACCGGCGCGCTGCTGCATGCGCGCACGCGCGGCCGCACGGTATCGGTCAAGCAGGCGCTGCTCGCGGGCGACATGGTCGTCGGCGTCGGCAACATCTATGCGTCGGAGAGCCTGTTTCGCGCCGGCATCCGTCCGACGACGGCCGCCGGCAAGGTCTCGCTGCCGCGCTACGAGCGGCTGGCCGAAGCAGTGCGCGCGACGCTCGCCGACGCGATCGAGCGCGGCGGCAGCACCTTGCGCGATTTTGTCGGCAGCAACGGCGAAAGCGGCTACTTCCAGCTCGACTGCTTCGTCTACGACCGCGCGGGCGAGCCTTGCCGCGTATGTGGCACGCCGATCCGCCAGATCGTGCAGGGCCAGCGGTCGACCTATTTCTGCCCGACCTGCCAGCGTTGA
- the ispE gene encoding 4-(cytidine 5'-diphospho)-2-C-methyl-D-erythritol kinase — protein sequence MTDSTRSLRNCLAPAKLNLFLHITGRRPNGYHDLQSVFQLLNWGDTLHFTLRDDGRVARVTDVPGVPEESDLVVRAANLLKAHTGTPSGVDIEIDKCLPMGAGLGGGSSDAATTLLALNRLWGLDLPRAELQSLAVKLGADVPFFIFGKNAFAEGIGEELAEVELPTRWFLVVTPRVHVPTAEIFSDELLTRDSKPVTIADFLAQQNSDAGWPDSFGRNDMQQVVTSKYAEVAQVVKWLYDVTPARMTGSGASVFAAFRSKHEAETAKAKLPTGWNGAVAESLNEHPLFAFAS from the coding sequence ATGACCGATTCGACCCGCTCGCTGCGCAACTGCCTCGCGCCCGCGAAACTCAACCTGTTCCTGCACATCACCGGCCGCCGCCCGAACGGCTATCACGATCTGCAGAGCGTGTTCCAGCTGCTGAACTGGGGCGATACGCTGCACTTCACGCTGCGCGACGACGGCCGCGTCGCGCGCGTCACCGACGTGCCCGGCGTGCCCGAGGAAAGCGATCTCGTCGTACGCGCGGCCAACCTGCTGAAAGCGCACACGGGCACCCCGTCCGGCGTCGACATCGAGATCGACAAGTGTCTGCCGATGGGCGCCGGCCTCGGCGGCGGCAGTTCCGACGCAGCGACGACGCTGCTCGCACTGAACCGCCTGTGGGGACTCGACCTGCCGCGCGCAGAGCTCCAGTCGCTCGCGGTCAAACTCGGCGCAGACGTCCCGTTTTTTATTTTTGGAAAAAATGCGTTCGCAGAGGGTATCGGAGAAGAATTAGCTGAGGTAGAATTGCCGACTCGCTGGTTCTTGGTTGTGACGCCACGTGTTCATGTCCCGACCGCTGAAATTTTTTCAGATGAGTTGTTGACAAGAGATTCGAAGCCAGTCACAATTGCTGACTTTCTTGCACAGCAAAACAGCGATGCGGGATGGCCAGACAGCTTCGGCCGGAACGATATGCAGCAAGTTGTGACAAGTAAGTACGCGGAAGTTGCGCAGGTGGTCAAATGGTTGTATGATGTGACCCCCGCGAGGATGACCGGCTCCGGAGCAAGTGTGTTTGCAGCGTTTCGTAGCAAGCATGAGGCAGAAACGGCGAAAGCCAAGCTGCCCACCGGTTGGAACGGTGCAGTTGCCGAGAGCCTGAACGAGCATCCGCTCTTCGCTTTCGCGTCATGA
- a CDS encoding 50S ribosomal protein L25/general stress protein Ctc produces the protein MKVVAFERQQQGTGASRRLRNAGKTTGIVYGGEAAPQKIELDHNALWHALKKEAFHSSILDLEVAGQSQQVLLRDVQYHPFKQLVLHVDFQRVDASKKLHTKVPLHFLNAEASPAVKLSSAIVSHVATEIEIECLPAALPEFLEVDLSKIEAGQSLHAKDITLPNGVALVAHIDAENPVVASATVPAGAVSDAAGETPAA, from the coding sequence ATGAAAGTCGTCGCTTTCGAGCGCCAACAGCAAGGTACGGGTGCGAGCCGCCGCCTGCGCAACGCCGGTAAGACCACGGGTATCGTTTACGGTGGCGAAGCAGCCCCGCAAAAGATCGAACTCGATCACAACGCTCTGTGGCACGCCCTGAAGAAGGAAGCTTTCCACTCGTCGATCCTCGACCTCGAAGTGGCCGGCCAGTCGCAACAGGTTCTGCTGCGCGACGTGCAATACCACCCGTTCAAGCAACTGGTGCTGCACGTTGACTTCCAGCGCGTTGACGCATCGAAGAAGCTGCACACGAAGGTGCCGCTGCACTTCCTGAACGCTGAAGCCAGCCCGGCAGTGAAGCTGTCGAGCGCGATCGTCTCGCACGTCGCGACGGAAATCGAAATCGAGTGCCTGCCGGCTGCCCTGCCGGAGTTCCTCGAAGTTGATCTGTCGAAGATCGAAGCCGGTCAATCGCTGCACGCGAAGGACATCACGCTGCCGAACGGTGTCGCGCTGGTCGCACACATCGACGCGGAAAACCCGGTTGTCGCATCGGCGACGGTCCCGGCTGGCGCCGTGTCGGACGCAGCAGGCGAAACGCCGGCTGCCTAA
- the hprK gene encoding HPr(Ser) kinase/phosphatase codes for MDTSSINAQSIFDDNAATLKLSWLTGHEGWERGFSADTVGNATSSADLVGHLNLIHPNRIQVLGEAEIDYYQRQTDEDRSRHMAELIALEPPFLVVAGGAAAPPELVLRCTRSSTPLFTTPMSAAAVIDSLRLYMSRILAPRATLHGVFIDILGMGVLLTGDSGLGKSELGLELISRGHGLVADDAVDFVRLGPDFVEGRCPPLLQNLLEVRGLGLLDIKTIFGETAVRRKMKLKLIVQLVRRPDGEFQRLPLESQTVDVLGLPISKVTIQVAAGRNLAVLVEAAVRNTILQLRGIDTLRDFMDRQRLAMQDPDSQFPGKLV; via the coding sequence ATGGATACGTCCAGCATCAACGCCCAGAGCATCTTCGACGACAACGCGGCCACGCTGAAGCTGAGCTGGCTGACGGGGCATGAAGGCTGGGAGCGCGGCTTTTCGGCCGACACGGTCGGCAACGCGACGTCCAGCGCCGACCTCGTCGGCCACCTGAACCTGATCCACCCGAACCGGATCCAGGTGCTGGGCGAAGCCGAAATCGACTATTACCAGCGGCAGACCGACGAAGACCGCTCGCGCCACATGGCCGAGCTGATCGCGCTCGAACCGCCGTTCCTCGTCGTCGCCGGCGGTGCCGCGGCGCCGCCCGAACTCGTGCTGCGCTGCACGCGCTCGTCGACCCCGCTGTTCACGACGCCGATGTCGGCCGCCGCGGTGATCGACAGCCTGCGGCTCTACATGTCGCGCATCCTCGCGCCGCGCGCGACGCTGCACGGCGTGTTCATCGACATCCTCGGGATGGGCGTGCTGCTGACCGGCGATTCGGGCCTCGGCAAGAGCGAGCTCGGCCTCGAGCTGATCAGCCGCGGCCACGGCCTCGTCGCCGACGACGCGGTCGATTTCGTCCGTCTTGGCCCCGATTTCGTCGAAGGGCGCTGCCCGCCGCTGCTGCAGAACCTGCTCGAAGTGCGCGGCCTCGGCCTGCTCGACATCAAGACGATCTTCGGCGAGACCGCCGTGCGGCGGAAAATGAAGCTGAAGCTGATCGTCCAGCTCGTACGGCGCCCCGACGGCGAATTCCAGCGCCTGCCGCTCGAAAGCCAGACCGTCGACGTGCTCGGTTTGCCGATCAGCAAGGTCACGATCCAGGTCGCGGCCGGCCGCAACCTCGCGGTGCTCGTCGAGGCGGCCGTCCGGAACACGATCCTGCAGTTGCGCGGAATCGACACGTTGCGCGATTTCATGGATCGGCAACGACTCGCGATGCAAGATCCCGACAGTCAGTTCCCCGGCAAATTGGTGTAA